Proteins encoded by one window of Maliibacterium massiliense:
- a CDS encoding HutP family protein, protein MERQANDPLGAPLGSRDVARAALIMCTSRSREEEKQLQAQFAHEHIRCAAVDYGGELIPSVQKIIERAVVAAKREGVIGDTHHEEGGVAGATHEAVSQIMGKAIGLNVGGKIGIARHGDHIAVCIFFGIGLLHLNEVAIGLGHRAV, encoded by the coding sequence ATGGAACGTCAGGCAAACGATCCGTTGGGAGCGCCGCTGGGTTCGCGAGATGTCGCGCGCGCGGCGCTTATTATGTGTACCAGCCGCTCGCGTGAGGAGGAAAAACAGCTGCAGGCGCAGTTTGCGCACGAGCATATCCGCTGCGCGGCAGTGGACTACGGCGGGGAGTTGATCCCCTCGGTGCAGAAGATCATCGAGCGCGCCGTGGTGGCCGCCAAGCGCGAAGGGGTCATCGGGGATACCCATCATGAAGAGGGCGGCGTGGCGGGCGCCACGCATGAGGCGGTCTCGCAGATCATGGGCAAGGCCATCGGCCTGAACGTGGGCGGCAAGATCGGCATCGCGCGCCACGGGGACCACATCGCGGTGTGCATCTTCTTTGGCATCGGGCTGCTGCACTTAAACGAGGTGGCTATCGGCCTGGGGCACCGCGCTGTGTGA